The following DNA comes from Oharaeibacter diazotrophicus.
GCATGACGGTCGACTTCGTCACCGACCTCGAGAACTCGGGCTTCGTGTTCGACAACCCGAACGCGGCGTCGAAGTGCGCCTGCGGCAAGTCCTTCGGCTGAGGGAGATCGGTCGATGTGGGACTATTCCGACAAGGTCAAGGACTACTTCTTCAACCCGAAGAACGCCGGGGCGCTCGCCGACGCCAACGCCGTCGGCGAGGTCGGGGCGATCGCCTGCGGCGACGCGCTGAAGCTGATGCTGAAGGTGGAGCCGGACAGCGAGACCATCCTCGACGCCCGCTTCCAGACCTTCGGCTGCGGCTCGGCGATCGCCTCGTCCTCGGCGCTGACCGAGCTGGTGATCGGCAAGACGCTGACCCAGGCGCTCGAGATGACCAACCAGGACATCGCCGACTTCCTCGGCGGGCTGCCGCCGGAGAAGATGCACTGCTCGGTGATGGGCTACGAGGCGCTGCAGGCGGCGATCGCCGACTTCCGCGGCGAGGAGTGGCACGACGACCACGAGGAGGGCGCCCTCCTCTGCAAGTGCTTCGGCGTCGACGAGGGCATGGTCGAGCGCGCGGTGCGCATGAACAAGCTCACCACGATCGAGCAGGTCACCGCCTACACCAAGGCCGGCGGCGGCTGCCTGACCTGCTTCGACGGACTCGAGGCCTGCCTCGCGAAGGTCAACGCGGCGATGGTGGCCGAGGGCGCGCTCGCCGCGCAAGAGGCCTATCGGCTCGGCGGCACCACCCAGGCGGTGGTGAAGCAGAAGGCCCGCGAGGCGCGAGGCTTCGTCAAGGCGCCGGCGGAGCCGAAGCCGGTGGCGGCGGCCTCGCCGATGATCTCGCTCGACGCCATCGCGCCGGTGCCGGCGGCGGCCCCGGCCGCGCCCGGCGGCGGGATGACCATGCTGCGGAAGATCCGGCTCGTCGAGGAGACGATCGCGGAGATGCGGCCCTACCTGCGCCAGGACGGCGGCGACTGCGAGCTCGTCGACGTCGACGGCAGCACGGTGAGCGTGAAGCTCTCCGGCGCCTGCGTCGGCTGCCAGATGGCCAGCGTCACCGTCTCCGGCATCCAGGACCGGCTCGCCGCCAAGCTCGGCCAGCCCTTCCGCGTCGTGCCGGTCTGAGCGCCCGCCCCCTCGTCCGACGGAGACCTTGCCCGATGACGCCCGTCTATCTCGACAACAACGCCACCACCCGCGTCGACCCGGCCGTCGTGGAGGCCATGCTGCCCTTCTTCACCGAGCAGTTCGGCAACGCCTCCTCGATCCACGCCTTCGGCGCGGCGGTCGGCGGGGCGATCCGCACGGCCCGGCGCGAGCTGCAGGCGCTTCTCGGCGCCGAGCACGACCACGAGATCGTCTTCACCGCCGGCGGCACGGAGAGCGACTCCACAGCGATCTTCTCCGCCCTCGAGGCGCTGCCGGACCGCGACGAGATCGTGACCTCGAAGGTCGAGCATCCCGCCATCCTCGCCGTCTGCGACCACCTCGAGAAGACCGGCCGCGCCAAGATCCACCGCATCGGCGTCGACCGCTCCGGCCGGCTCGACCTCGACGCCTACCGCGCGGCGCTGTCGCCGCGGGTGGCGCTGGTGACGCTGATGTGGGCCAACAACGAGACCGGCACGATCTTCCCGGTCGAGGGCCTCGCCGAACTCGCCAAGGAGGTCGGCGCACTGTTCCACACCGACGCGGTGCAGGCGGTCGGCAAGGTACCGATCGACCTGAAGTCCTCCGTGATCGACATGCTGTCGCTGTCCGGCCACAAGCTGCACGGGCCGAAGGGCATCGGCGCGCTCTACGTGCGCCGCGGCACCCGCTTCAAGCCGCTGATCCGCGGCGGCCATCAGGAGCGCGGCCGGCGCGCCGGCACCGAGAACGCCCCGGCGATCGTCGGCCTCGGCAAGGCGGCGGCGCTGGCGGCCGCCCACATGGCCGACGAGAACACCCGCGTGAAGGCACTGCGCGACCGGCTCGAGGCCGGCATCGTCCAGCGCATCCCGAACTGCTTCGTCAACGGCGACCGCCACGACCGGCTGCCGAACACCTGCAACGTCGCCTTCGAGTTCGTCGAGGGCGAGGCGATCCTGCTGCACCTCAACCGGGCCGGCATCGCGGCGTCGTCCGGTTCGGCCTGCACCTCCGGCTCGCTGGAGCCGAGCCACGTGCTCCGGGCGATGGACATCCCCTTCACCGCCGCCCACGGCTCGATCCGCTTCTCCTTTTCGCGCGAGAACGGCGAGGCCGACGTCGACCGCGTGCTCGACGTGATGCCCGACATCCTCGACCGGCTCCGGGCGCTGTCGCCGTTCTGGAACGGCGCCGGCGAGAGCGCGGCGGCGTTCCGCCCGGTCTACGCCTGAACCACCGCCCGGCCGCCCGCCGCCGCGGGTGGCCGGGGATCCACCGACCAACGAGCGGAGGCGGCGCCATGGCCGAGCGCGTATTCGTCAACGACACCACGCTGCGCGACGGCGAACAGGCGCCGGGCGTCGCCTTCTCGGTGGCCGAGAAGGTGCTGATCGCCCGCGCGCTCGCCGCGGCGGGGGTCGACGAGATCGAGGCCGGCACGCCCGCCATGGGCGGCAGCGAGATCGCGGCGCTGGCGGCGGTCGTCGCCGAGGACCTGCCGGTCCGGGTGATGGCGTGGTGCCGCCTCGCCGAGGCCGACGTCGACGCCGCGGCGAGCGCCGGCGTCGCCCACGTCAACCTGTCGGTGCCGACGTCGCGGATCCAGATGGCGGTGAAGCTGCACGCCGGCCCCGAGGCGGTCGCCGAGCGGGTGCGCCGGGTCGTCGCCCACGCCCGCGCACGCGGCCTGACGGTCGCGCTCGGCGGCGAGGACGCCTCGCGCGCCGAGCCCGCCGACATCGGCCTGCTCGCCCGCGCGGCGGCGGCCGAGGGCGCCTGGCGCCTGCGCTTCGCCGACACGCTCGGCGTGCTCGACCCCTTCGCCACTTTCGACGCGATCCGCGCGGTGCGCTCGGAGACCGACCTCGCGATCGAGTTCCACGGCCACGACGACCTCGGCCTCGCCACCGCCAACACGCTGGCGGCGCTGCGTGCCGGGGCCACCCACGCCAGCGTCACCGTGCTCGGGCTCGGCGAGCGCGCCGGCAACGCGGCGCTCGAGGAGGTCGCGGTGGCGGCCGGCGCCGTACTCGGCCGGTCCTGCGGCGTCGACCCGACCGCGCTCGCCGGCCTCGCCGGGCTCGTCGCCGAGGCGTCCGGGCGGGCGGTGCCGTCGGACAAGGCGATCGTCGGCACCGAGGTGTTCACCCACGAATCCGGCATCCACGTCGCCGCCCTGCTCCGCGACGTCCACACCTACCAGGGCCTCGACCCCGCCCTCCTCGGCCGGCGCCACCGCGTCGTGCTCGGCAAGCACACCGGCCTCGCCGCGATCCGCGGCGTGCTCGCCGACCTCGGGCTGACGGTGAGCGACCGCGAGGCGCTGGAACTCCTGCGCGCCGTCAAGGCGCGGGCGGAGGCGACCAAGACGCCGGTGGCGGTGTCGGAGCTGCGCTCGCTCCTCGCCGCGGCGAGGCTGCCGGCCTTCCTCGAGGCGGCGGAATGAGCGCGCGGCCGTCCGTCCGCGCCCTGATCGCCGGCGACGTCGCCTGCATCCGCTCGCGCGATCCCGCGGCGCGCTCGACCGCGGAGATCCTGATGGTCTACCCGGGCCTGCACGCCGTGATCGCGCACCGGCTGGCGGCGCCGTTGTGGCGGCGCGGCTTCCGGACGACGGCGCGGGTGCTGTCGTGGCTCGCCCGGGTCGCCACCGCCGTCGACATCCATCCCGGCGCCGCCATCGGCGAGCGCTTCTTCATCGACCACGGCGCCGGCGTCGTGATAGGCGAGACCGCGGTGATCGGCGACGACGTCACGCTCTACCACGGCGTCACCCTCGGCGGCACGTCGTGGTCGAAGGGTCGGCGCCACCCGACGCTCGGCGACCGGGTGCTGGTCGGCGCCGGCGCCAAGATCCTCGGCCCGATCACCGTGGAGAGCGGCAGCCGCGTCGGCGCCAACGCCGTGGTGATCGAGGACGTGCCGGCCAACGCCACCGTCGTCGGCATCCCCGGCCGGATCGTCCGCACCGCCGCCGAGCGGCGGACGCTCGAGGGCGGCCGGATCGACCTGCAGCACCACGAGATGCCCGACCCGGTCGGCGACGCGCTCGCCTACCTGGTCGACCGGCTGAACTTCCTCGAGGTCCGTCTCGCCGAAACCCGGGCGGAGCTGCGCGCCGCCCGCGCCGGCACCGGAGCGCCCGCCGACCTTCCCGCCGACCGCCCGGCCGACGGCGTCCACGCGCCGCACTGACGCCGGGCGGGACCATCCCGCCGCCACCACCGGAGAGCCGCCATGTCCGACGTGATCGCCATGCTGAAGGGCCTGTCCTCGGCCGAGGACTTCTTCGCCGCCCTCGACGTGCCCTACGACCCCGCCCGCCTCGGCGTCGCCCGTCTGCACATCCTGAAGCGGATGGGCGAGCACCTCGCCGGCGCCGATCTCGCCGACGGCGACGAGACCGCCGTGCGCGCCGCCTGCGCCGACGTGCTGCGCGCCGCCTACGACGAGTTCGCCGGCCGGCGGCCGATCGAGGCCCGCCTGTTCAAGGTGCTGAAGGACCGCGACCCGAAGCGGCCGAAGGGCGCCTTCGTCTCGTTCGACAGCCTGTTCGGCTGAGGCGCCGGCGGCCGCACACGGCCTGTCGGATGTTCGACATCGGCCTGTCCGCCCGGACCGGACCACCCTTGAAAAAGAAACGAAATCAGCCCCTTGCGCCGCGGCACGGCGTTTGCGGAACCCGTCCGGGACAACATGAGGAGGCCGCCACCGTGCACATCGTGGTCTGCATCAAGCAGGTTCCGGACTCGGCCCAGATCCGGGTCCACCCGGTCACCAACACGATCATGCGGCAGGGCGTGCCGTCGATCGTGAACCCCTACGACCTGTTCTCGCTCGAGGAGGCGCTGCGCCTGCGCGACCGGCTCGGCGGCGCGGTGACCGTCGTCACCATGGGCCCGCCGAGCGCGGTCGAGAGCCTGCGCAAGTGCCTGACCTACGGCGCCGACCGGGCGGTGCTCCTCACCGACCGCTTCTTCGCCGGGTCGGACACGCTCGCCACCTCCTACGCGCTGTCGAAGGCGATCGAGAAGATCGGCGCCGCCTTCTGCGCGCCGGACATCGTGTTCGCCGGCAAGCAGACCATCGACGGCGACACCGCCCAGGTCGGCCCCGGCATCGCCCGCCGGCTCGGGCTGGTGCAGCTGACCTACATCCAGAAGGTGGTCGCCTGCGACACCGCCGCCGGCACGCTCACGGTGGAGCGTCGCGCCGAGGGCGGCACCCAGACGCTGGCGACGCGACTGCCCTGCCTCGTCACCATGCTGGAGGGCGTCAACGAGATCCGCCGCGGCACCATCCAGGATGCCCTGCGCGCGGCCCGAGCCGAGATCGTGACCTGGAGCGCCGCCGAGGCCGGGATCGAGGACGTTACCCGCTGCGGCCTGCGCGGCTCGCCGACCGTGGTCAAGCGCGTGTTCGCGCCGCCGCCGCGGGCGGAGAAGGCCGCCACCGTGGACGTCTCCGGCCGCCCGGCCGCCGACGCCGACGCGCTCCTCGACGCCGTCGTCGCCCGGCGCCCTGCGCTGGCGACCGACCTCGCCACCCTGATCGCCGGTTACTGAAGGAGGACGGACCATGAGCGAGAAGCCCGCCGCCCCCGCACCCGCCGCCGGTCGCGCGGCGATGAAGAAGGAACTGCCGGAGCACTTCAAGGCCTACCGGCACGTCTGGGTCTTCGTCGAACTCGAACGCGGACACGTCCACCCGGTGTCGTGGGAGCTGATCGGCGAGGGCCGCAAGCTCGCCGACAAGCTCGGCGTCGAACTCGCCGGCGTGGTGATGGGCGCGCCCGGCGCCGGCACCCTCGAGGCCGCCGCCGAGGCCTTCGCCTACGGCGCCGACCTCGTCTACCTGGTCGAGCACGAGACGCTCGGCGACTACCGCAACGAGCCTTACGCCAAGGCGCTCACCGACCTCGTCGGCACGCACAAGCCGGAGATCCTGCTGCTCGGCGCGACCACGCTCGGCCGCGACCTCGCCGGCGCGGTCGCGACGACGCTGGCGACGGGCCTGACCGCCGATTGCACCGAACTCGCCGTCGACGCCGACAAGTCGCTGGCGGCGACGCGGCCGACCTTCGGCGGCTCGCTGCTCTGCACGATCTACACGCTGAACTTCCGCCCGCAGATGGCGACCGTGCGCCCGCGGGTGATGGCGATGCCGGAGCGCCGGGAGGGCCGGACCGGTCGGGTGGTGCCGTTCACGCCCGACCTCGAGGAGAGCGCGATCCTCACCAAGCTGCTGTCCTTCATGCCCGATCGCACCTCGGCCAAGAACAACCTCGCCCACGCCGACGTGGTGGTGGCCGGCGGGCTCGGCCTGCAGAGCGCGGAGAACCTCCAGCTGGTGCGCCGGCTGGCGGGCGCGATGGGGGCGGAGTTCGGCTGCTCGCGGCCACTGGTCCAGAAGGGCTGGATGCCGGCCGACCGCCAGATCGGCCAGACCGGCAAGACGATCCGGCCGAAGCTCTACATCGCCGCCGGCATCTCCGGCGCGATCCAGCACCGGGTCGGCGTCGACGGCGCCGACACCATCGTGGCGATCAACACCGACGCCAACGCGCCGATCATGGCTTTCGCCCACCTCGCCATCGTCACCGACGCGATCCGCC
Coding sequences within:
- the cysE gene encoding serine O-acetyltransferase; protein product: MSARPSVRALIAGDVACIRSRDPAARSTAEILMVYPGLHAVIAHRLAAPLWRRGFRTTARVLSWLARVATAVDIHPGAAIGERFFIDHGAGVVIGETAVIGDDVTLYHGVTLGGTSWSKGRRHPTLGDRVLVGAGAKILGPITVESGSRVGANAVVIEDVPANATVVGIPGRIVRTAAERRTLEGGRIDLQHHEMPDPVGDALAYLVDRLNFLEVRLAETRAELRAARAGTGAPADLPADRPADGVHAPH
- the nifV gene encoding homocitrate synthase yields the protein MAERVFVNDTTLRDGEQAPGVAFSVAEKVLIARALAAAGVDEIEAGTPAMGGSEIAALAAVVAEDLPVRVMAWCRLAEADVDAAASAGVAHVNLSVPTSRIQMAVKLHAGPEAVAERVRRVVAHARARGLTVALGGEDASRAEPADIGLLARAAAAEGAWRLRFADTLGVLDPFATFDAIRAVRSETDLAIEFHGHDDLGLATANTLAALRAGATHASVTVLGLGERAGNAALEEVAVAAGAVLGRSCGVDPTALAGLAGLVAEASGRAVPSDKAIVGTEVFTHESGIHVAALLRDVHTYQGLDPALLGRRHRVVLGKHTGLAAIRGVLADLGLTVSDREALELLRAVKARAEATKTPVAVSELRSLLAAARLPAFLEAAE
- the nifU gene encoding Fe-S cluster assembly protein NifU is translated as MWDYSDKVKDYFFNPKNAGALADANAVGEVGAIACGDALKLMLKVEPDSETILDARFQTFGCGSAIASSSALTELVIGKTLTQALEMTNQDIADFLGGLPPEKMHCSVMGYEALQAAIADFRGEEWHDDHEEGALLCKCFGVDEGMVERAVRMNKLTTIEQVTAYTKAGGGCLTCFDGLEACLAKVNAAMVAEGALAAQEAYRLGGTTQAVVKQKAREARGFVKAPAEPKPVAAASPMISLDAIAPVPAAAPAAPGGGMTMLRKIRLVEETIAEMRPYLRQDGGDCELVDVDGSTVSVKLSGACVGCQMASVTVSGIQDRLAAKLGQPFRVVPV
- the nifS gene encoding cysteine desulfurase NifS, encoding MTPVYLDNNATTRVDPAVVEAMLPFFTEQFGNASSIHAFGAAVGGAIRTARRELQALLGAEHDHEIVFTAGGTESDSTAIFSALEALPDRDEIVTSKVEHPAILAVCDHLEKTGRAKIHRIGVDRSGRLDLDAYRAALSPRVALVTLMWANNETGTIFPVEGLAELAKEVGALFHTDAVQAVGKVPIDLKSSVIDMLSLSGHKLHGPKGIGALYVRRGTRFKPLIRGGHQERGRRAGTENAPAIVGLGKAAALAAAHMADENTRVKALRDRLEAGIVQRIPNCFVNGDRHDRLPNTCNVAFEFVEGEAILLHLNRAGIAASSGSACTSGSLEPSHVLRAMDIPFTAAHGSIRFSFSRENGEADVDRVLDVMPDILDRLRALSPFWNGAGESAAAFRPVYA
- a CDS encoding electron transfer flavoprotein subunit beta/FixA family protein gives rise to the protein MHIVVCIKQVPDSAQIRVHPVTNTIMRQGVPSIVNPYDLFSLEEALRLRDRLGGAVTVVTMGPPSAVESLRKCLTYGADRAVLLTDRFFAGSDTLATSYALSKAIEKIGAAFCAPDIVFAGKQTIDGDTAQVGPGIARRLGLVQLTYIQKVVACDTAAGTLTVERRAEGGTQTLATRLPCLVTMLEGVNEIRRGTIQDALRAARAEIVTWSAAEAGIEDVTRCGLRGSPTVVKRVFAPPPRAEKAATVDVSGRPAADADALLDAVVARRPALATDLATLIAGY
- a CDS encoding electron transfer flavoprotein subunit alpha/FixB family protein, with amino-acid sequence MSEKPAAPAPAAGRAAMKKELPEHFKAYRHVWVFVELERGHVHPVSWELIGEGRKLADKLGVELAGVVMGAPGAGTLEAAAEAFAYGADLVYLVEHETLGDYRNEPYAKALTDLVGTHKPEILLLGATTLGRDLAGAVATTLATGLTADCTELAVDADKSLAATRPTFGGSLLCTIYTLNFRPQMATVRPRVMAMPERREGRTGRVVPFTPDLEESAILTKLLSFMPDRTSAKNNLAHADVVVAGGLGLQSAENLQLVRRLAGAMGAEFGCSRPLVQKGWMPADRQIGQTGKTIRPKLYIAAGISGAIQHRVGVDGADTIVAINTDANAPIMAFAHLAIVTDAIRLLPALAEAVTRRFSPHSRDRIAG
- the nifW gene encoding nitrogenase stabilizing/protective protein NifW: MSDVIAMLKGLSSAEDFFAALDVPYDPARLGVARLHILKRMGEHLAGADLADGDETAVRAACADVLRAAYDEFAGRRPIEARLFKVLKDRDPKRPKGAFVSFDSLFG